The segment TTCAGATTGGACTTGTCAGTGGCAAACAGTACATCACCGATAGTCAGCACGATCCCACGGTCAGTCAATTGGCCCTGCAGCTCCGACAATTCCTTCATCAGCAGGGCGAGTTCAGCCCTCGCCATTTCTGCCTCTCTGGCCTGACCCACCGCTTCATTTCTCGCCATTTCTGCGTCCCTGGCCTGGCTCTCAGCTTCAGCCCTCGCCATTTCTGCCTCTCTGGCTTTTGCCATTGCCTGTGACCTTGCCAACGCTGCCTCGAAAGCCTGGATATCGGCAAGAATTCTCGCCCGTTCGGCCTCGCTGTTCGCCGAAGCCAGTTGCTGCTTGGCACGATTCAGTGCAGCAGCATTTTCATCCAAATCCTGTTGGAGCAGTTTTTGCTCCATCCGGCTTTTCAGCAACTGCATCTCTGCCTTTTCCTTGCCCAGTTTGACGATCTCGTTGCGCGTAACGACCCCCTCTGCAAGGGCTACAGAGGTCTGCGATTTACGCTCTGCCATGTAGGCAAGGCGGGAAATGTCATCAAAAAAGAGCTTTTTCTCCCGGGAATCATATTCCTTGGAAGGACTAGACGGATTGGGAGAATAGGCCTTCTTGCTCACCTGTTCAGCGTCCTGCAATGTTTTTTCTGCTTCCAGAAGTGTTTTCAGAGAGTACGATTCTACAATCGGATTGGCCTTTGCCCGGGCATAGTCGGTACGCGCCTGTTCCAGGCGATCCTTGGCGATCTGTTCGCTGGGATCAAGTGCTACTGTGCACCCGGCCAGAACGGCTCCTGCGGCAATCGCAAGGGCGGCGGCTTTCAAGTGGCTGGCAAAACATCTGTAATTCATATCAACTCCTCCTTTTGAATGGATGGGTGGTTATTTAACGGCCGGTATCTTCTTGATTTCGTCGCGCACGGCCAGTATGTCCTCACGCAGCTTCATTGCGGCTTTC is part of the Deltaproteobacteria bacterium genome and harbors:
- a CDS encoding OmpA family protein → MNYRCFASHLKAAALAIAAGAVLAGCTVALDPSEQIAKDRLEQARTDYARAKANPIVESYSLKTLLEAEKTLQDAEQVSKKAYSPNPSSPSKEYDSREKKLFFDDISRLAYMAERKSQTSVALAEGVVTRNEIVKLGKEKAEMQLLKSRMEQKLLQQDLDENAAALNRAKQQLASANSEAERARILADIQAFEAALARSQAMAKAREAEMARAEAESQARDAEMARNEAVGQAREAEMARAELALLMKELSELQGQLTDRGIVLTIGDVLFATDKSNLNASAQISMDKLAAFLQKKQNRNLLVEGHTDSVGSDEYNQGLSEQRAASVKSALVKRGIASERIVTIGYSKKYPLASNDTAAGKRQNRRVEAIILNEGVKPESQFRK